The following proteins are co-located in the Castanea sativa cultivar Marrone di Chiusa Pesio chromosome 8, ASM4071231v1 genome:
- the LOC142607379 gene encoding ribulose bisphosphate carboxylase/oxygenase activase, chloroplastic-like gives MAATVSTVPTVNRTPLSLKSSSSGGLLPSSAFLGSSLKKVSSRCTCPKFVSGNFKVVAETSEEKQTDKDKWKGLAFDTSDDQQDITRGKGMVDTLFQAPTGSGTHHAIMTSYDYISTGLRQYNLDNSMDGFYIAPAFMDKLVVHITKNFMSLPNIKVPLILGVWGGKGQGKSFQCELVFAKMGISPIMMSAGELESGNAGEPAKLIRQRYREAADIIRKGKMCCLFINDLDAGAGRMGGTTQYTVNNQMVNATLMNIADNPTNVQLPGMYNKEDNPRVPIIVTGNDFSTLYAPLIRDGRMEKFYWAPTRDDRIGVCLGIFRTDNIAEEDVVKIVDTFPGQSIDFFGALRARVYDDEVRKWISGIGVQGIGKNLVNSKDGPPTFEQPKMTIEKLLEYGNMLVQEQENVKRVQLADQYLSEAALGDANKDSINRGTFYGQAAQQVHVPVPEGCTDPSASNFDPTARSDNGSCQY, from the exons ATGGCTGCCACGGTTTCAACAGTTCCAACTGTTAACAGAACTCCG TTGAGCTTGAAAAGCTCTAGTTCTGGAGGTTTGTTACCAAGCTCAGCCTTCCTAGGCAGCAGTTTGAAGAAGGTGAGCTCAAGATGCACCTGCCCGAAGTTTGTATCTGGAAACTTTAAGGTTGTTGCTGAAACCAGTGAAGAGAAGCAGACCGACAAGGACAAGTGGAAAGGCCTTGCCTTCGACACTTCTGATGACCAGCAAGACATCACCAGAGGAAAAGGAATGGTTGATACCCTTTTCCAAGCTCCCACGGGGAGTGGAACTCACCATGCTATTATGACCTCATACGATTACATTAGTACTGGACTTAGGCA ATACAACTTGGATAACAGTATGGATGGTTTCTACATAGCTCCAGCTTTCATGGACAAACTTGTGGTTCATATCACCAAAAACTTCATGTCCCTGCCTAACATCAAG GTTCCTCTCATTCTGGGTGTTTGGGGAGGCAAAGGTCAAGGTAAATCTTTCCAGTGTGAGCTTGTCTTTGCCAAGATGGGAATTAG CCCCATCATGATGAGTGCTGGGGAACTGGAAAGTGGGAATGCAGGAGAGCCGGCAAAATTAATCAGGCAAAGGTATCGTGAGGCAGCAGACATCATTAGGAAAGGAAAAATGTGCTGCCTCTTTATCAATGATCTTGATGCGGGTGCAGGTAGAATGGGTGGAACTACCCAATACACTGTGAACAATCAGATGGTGAATGCTACCCTTATGAACATTGCCGATAACCCAACAAATGTCCAGCTTCCGGGCATGTACAACAAGGAGGACAATCCCCGTGTCCCCATCATAGTCACTGGCAATGACTTCTCCACATTGTATGCTCCTCTCATTCGTGATGGTCGTATGGAGAAATTCTACTGGGCTCCCACCCGGGATGACCGGATTGGTGTTTGCCTTGGTATCTTCAGGACTGACAATATTGCCGAGGAGGATGTCGTCAAGATTGTTGATACATTCCCTGGCCAATCTATTG ACTTCTTTGGTGCCCTAAGAGCTCGAGTTTACGACGATGAAGTAAGGAAGTGGATATCGGGGATTGGAGTACAGGGCATTGGAAAGAATCTTGTGAACTCAAAGGATGGTCCCCCAACCTTTGAGCAGCCAAAAATGACTATTGAAAAGCTCCTAGAGTATGGTAACATGCTTGTCCAGGAACAGGAGAATGTGAAGAGAGTTCAATTGGCTGACCAGTACTTGAGTGAAGCAGCTCTTGGAGATGCAAACAAAGATTCCATCAATAGAGGAACTTTCTATG GCCAGGCAGCCCAACAAGTTCATGTGCCTGTCCCTGAAGGTTGCACTGATCCGTCTGCATCAAACTTTGACCCAACTGCTAGGAGCGATAATGGTAGCTGCCAGTATTGA
- the LOC142608266 gene encoding D-xylose-proton symporter-like 3, chloroplastic, which produces MAYCAPTQSLFNLKLPHSHRSKPSQALISYTNLRTLTHPSSSTNITRFKASFSIFPKLPVLSGRRRKFNVGVQKEYASGEENESLVPDATSEENFSWYSVILPFLFPALGGLLFGFDIGATSSATLSLQSPELSGTTWFNLSAIQLGLVVSGSLYGALLGSILVYPITDFLGRRRELIIAAMLYVLGGLTTANAPGLGVLLVGRLLYGLGIGLAMHGAPLYIAETCPSQIRGTLVSLKELFIVLGILLGYFVGSFQIDVVGGWRYMFGVSAPVALLMGLGMWSLPPSPRWLLLRAVQGKGSLQDYKEKAVLALSRLRGRHPSDKLSERQIEDTIVSLKTAYADQESGGSILEVFQGPSLKAFIIGGGLVLFQQITGQPSVLYYAGPILQTAGFSAASDATRVSVVIGVFKLLMTWIAILKVDDLGRRPLLIGGVSGIAISLILLSAYYKFLGGFPLVAVAALLLYVGCYQISFGPISWLMVSEIFPLRTRGRGISLAVLTNFGSNAIVTFAFSPLKEWLGAENLFLLFGAIALLSLLFVILVVPETKGLSLEEIESKVLK; this is translated from the exons ATGGCTTACTGCGCGCCAACTCAGTCTCTCTTCAACCTCAAGCTCCCACACTCACACCGATCAAAGCCATCACAGGCTCTAATTTCTTACACTAATCTAAGAACACTTACACACCCATCTTCTTCAACAAATATCACTCGTTTCAAGGCCAGTTTTTCCATATTTCCAAAACTTCCTGTGCTCTCTGGTCGTAGACGCAAATTCAAT GTTGGAGTTCAGAAAGAGTATGCTTCTGGGGAAGAGAACGAGTCGCTTGTACCTGACGCAACGTCTGAGGAGAATTTTTCTTGGTACTCTGTGATATTGCC GTTTCTGTTCCCAGCCTTGGGAGGCTTGTTATTCGGGTTTGACATTGGTGCCACTTCTAGTGCTACCCTTTCATTGCAG TCACCTGAGCTTAGTGGAACAACTTGGTTCAACCTTTCAGCCATTCAGCTTGGACTTGTG GTTAGTGGTTCCCTTTATGGAGCTCTTCTTGGTTCCATTCTCGTCTACCCAATTACAGATTTCCTTG GGAGGCGGCGAGAACTAATCATAGCAGCCATGCTATATGTGCTTGGTGGACTGACCACTGCAAATGCTCCAGGCCTCGGAGTCCTTTTAGTTGGACGGCTGCTCTATGGCCTGGGTATTGGTTTG GCCATGCATGGAGCTCCTCTTTACATTGCAGAAACTTGCCCATCTCAGATTCGTGGAACTCTAGTATCTTTAAAGGAGCTCTTCATAGTTCTGGGGATTCTG TTGGGTTATTTTGTTGGAAGCTTTCAAATTGATGTAGTTGGAGGGTGGCGTTATATGTTTGGAGTCAGTGCACCAGTAGCTTTACTTATGGGACTAGGCATGTGGAGTCTTCCACCATCTCCACGCTGGTTACTTCTTAGGGCCGTACAAGGTAAAGGGTCTTTACAAGACTACAAAGAGAAAGCCGTTCTTGCGCTGAGCAGATTAAGAGGCCGGCATCCTAGTGATAAATTGTCTGAGAGGCAAATAGAAGACACTATTGTCTCTTTGAAAACTGCCTACGCAGATCAGGAATCAGGGGGGAGTATTTTGGAGGTATTTCAAGGCCCAAGTTTGAAAGCATTCATAATAGGTGGAGGTTTGGTCCTTTTCCAACAG ATAACTGGGCAACCAAGTGTTCTGTATTATGCTGGTCCAATCCTTCAG ACTGCTGGATTCTCTGCGGCCTCTGATGCTACCCGAGTTTCAGTTGTAATTGGTGTGTTCAAG TTACTGATGACATGGATAGCTATCTTAAAAGTAGATGATCTTGGGAGAAGACCCCTGCTAATTGGAGGTGTCAGCGGAATT GCTATTTCTTTAATTCTCCTTTCTGCTTATTACAAATTTCTGGGAGGGTTCCCTCTTGTTGCTGTTGCTGCCCTACTTCTGTATGTTGGTTGCTACCAG ATATCATTTGGGCCAATCAGCTGGCTTATGGTGTCAGAGATATTCCCACTTCGCACAAGAGGGAGAGGGATTAGTCTTGCAGTTCTTACTAACTTTGGTTCTAATGCTATTGTAACCTTTGCATTCTCACCATTGAAG GAATGGCTAGGAGCGGAAaaccttttccttctttttggggCTATTGCTTTGTTGTCACTATTGTTTGTCATACTTGTTGTCCCAGAAACAAAAGGTTTGAGCTTGGAAGAGATTGAATCCAAAGTTTTGAAGTGA